In Streptomyces sp. TS71-3, the following proteins share a genomic window:
- a CDS encoding DUF3073 domain-containing protein: MGRGRAKAKQTKVARQLKYNSGGTDLSRLASELGASTSNQPPNSEPFEDDEDDDPYAQYADLYNDNEDDEEEESGPASGRRGA; the protein is encoded by the coding sequence ATGGGGCGCGGCCGGGCCAAGGCCAAGCAGACGAAGGTCGCCCGCCAGCTGAAGTACAACAGCGGTGGGACTGACCTCTCACGCCTGGCCAGCGAGCTGGGCGCATCGACTTCGAATCAGCCGCCGAATAGCGAGCCGTTCGAGGACGATGAGGACGACGACCCGTACGCACAGTACGCGGATCTCTACAACGACAACGAGGACGACGAGGAAGAAGAGTCCGGCCCCGCGTCAGGCCGCCGCGGGGCTTGA
- the purM gene encoding phosphoribosylformylglycinamidine cyclo-ligase: protein MSDSPATPGASYAAAGVDIEAGDRAVELMKEWVKKARRPEVLGGIGGFAGLFDASALTRFERPLLASATDGVGTKVDLARRLGVYDTIGHDLVAMVMDDIVVCGAEPLFMTDYICVGKVHPERVAAIVKGIAEGCVLAGCALVGGETAEHPGLLGPDDFDVAGAGTGAVEAAELLGPERVRAGDVLVAMASSGLHSNGYSLVRHVLLDQAGMPLDGTVEELGRTLGEELLEPTRIYSLDCLALARGTEVHALSHVTGGGLAANLARVVPDGLHAVVDRSTWAPAPVFELVGGVGRVEQPELERTLNMGVGMLAVLPEAGANTALTLLVDRGITAWVAGEVVSREPGHTTGAALTGRYAG, encoded by the coding sequence ATGTCGGACTCACCAGCGACTCCCGGCGCCAGCTACGCGGCCGCCGGTGTCGACATCGAAGCGGGCGACCGCGCCGTCGAGTTGATGAAGGAGTGGGTGAAGAAGGCCCGCAGGCCCGAGGTGCTGGGCGGGATCGGCGGCTTCGCCGGCCTCTTCGACGCCTCCGCGCTGACCCGCTTCGAGCGGCCGCTGCTGGCCTCCGCCACCGACGGCGTCGGCACCAAGGTCGACCTGGCCCGCCGGCTCGGCGTGTACGACACGATCGGGCACGACCTGGTGGCGATGGTCATGGACGACATCGTGGTGTGCGGGGCCGAGCCGCTGTTCATGACGGACTACATCTGCGTGGGCAAGGTGCACCCGGAGCGGGTCGCCGCCATCGTCAAGGGCATCGCCGAGGGCTGCGTGCTCGCCGGCTGCGCCCTGGTCGGCGGGGAGACGGCCGAGCACCCGGGGCTGCTCGGGCCCGACGACTTCGACGTGGCCGGCGCCGGCACGGGCGCCGTCGAGGCGGCGGAACTGCTCGGCCCCGAGCGGGTCCGCGCGGGTGACGTGCTCGTCGCGATGGCGTCTTCCGGACTTCACTCGAACGGGTACTCGCTCGTCCGGCACGTGCTGCTCGACCAGGCCGGCATGCCGCTGGACGGCACGGTGGAGGAGCTCGGCAGGACCCTCGGGGAAGAGCTGCTGGAGCCGACCAGGATCTACTCGCTGGACTGCCTGGCGCTGGCCCGCGGCACCGAGGTGCACGCCCTCAGCCATGTCACCGGCGGTGGCCTCGCCGCCAACCTGGCCCGCGTCGTCCCGGACGGCCTGCACGCCGTGGTCGACCGCTCCACGTGGGCACCCGCCCCCGTCTTCGAGCTGGTCGGCGGGGTCGGCCGGGTCGAGCAGCCGGAGCTGGAGCGGACCCTCAACATGGGCGTCGGCATGCTCGCCGTGCTCCCCGAGGCCGGCGCCAACACCGCCCTGACCCTCCTCGTCGACCGGGGCATCACGGCCTGGGTGGCCGGCGAGGTCGTCTCCCGGGAGCCCGGCCACACCACGGGCGCCGCGCTGACGGGCCGCTACGCGGGCTGA
- a CDS encoding Glu/Leu/Phe/Val dehydrogenase translates to MTDATDGVLHTLFGSDQHPDLGGHEQVVLCQDRESGLKAIIAIHSTALGPALGGTRFYPYATENEAFTDALNLARGMSYKNAMAGLDHGGGKAVIIGDPERIKSEELLLAYGRFVASLGGRYVTACDVGTYVADMDVVARECRWTTGRSPENGGAGDSSVLTAFGVYQGMRASAQHLWGDASLHGRTVGIAGVGKVGHHLVEHLLQDGARVVVTDVREESLRRVTTAHPEVTVAAGTEELIRTPGLDVYAPCALGAALNDDTVPVLTARVVCGAANNQLAHPGVEKDLADRGILYAPDYVVNAGGVIQVADEVNGFDFERCRAKAARIFDTTLDIFARAKADGIPPAAAADRLAEQRIADAASRTRTAEPPL, encoded by the coding sequence GTGACCGACGCGACCGACGGCGTCCTGCACACCCTGTTCGGCTCCGATCAGCATCCGGACCTAGGGGGACACGAGCAGGTCGTCCTCTGCCAGGACCGCGAGAGCGGCCTCAAGGCCATCATCGCCATCCACTCGACCGCACTGGGCCCCGCCCTCGGCGGCACCCGCTTCTACCCCTACGCCACCGAGAACGAGGCCTTCACCGACGCGCTCAACCTCGCGCGCGGCATGTCGTACAAGAACGCCATGGCCGGGCTCGACCACGGCGGCGGCAAGGCGGTGATCATCGGGGACCCCGAGCGGATCAAGTCGGAGGAGCTGCTGCTCGCCTACGGCCGGTTCGTGGCCTCCCTGGGCGGTCGCTACGTCACCGCCTGTGACGTGGGCACCTACGTGGCGGACATGGACGTGGTGGCGCGCGAGTGCCGCTGGACGACCGGCAGGTCGCCCGAGAACGGCGGCGCGGGCGACTCGTCCGTGCTGACCGCCTTCGGCGTCTACCAGGGCATGCGGGCCTCCGCACAGCACCTGTGGGGCGACGCGTCGCTGCACGGGCGCACGGTCGGCATCGCGGGCGTCGGCAAGGTCGGGCACCACCTGGTGGAGCACCTCCTTCAGGACGGCGCGCGGGTGGTCGTCACGGACGTCCGCGAGGAGTCGCTGCGGAGGGTGACCACGGCGCACCCCGAGGTCACGGTCGCGGCGGGCACGGAGGAGCTGATCCGCACCCCGGGCCTCGACGTGTACGCCCCCTGCGCGCTGGGCGCCGCACTGAACGACGACACCGTGCCGGTGCTCACCGCGCGCGTGGTGTGCGGCGCGGCCAACAACCAGCTGGCCCACCCGGGCGTCGAGAAGGACCTCGCCGACCGGGGGATCCTCTACGCGCCGGACTACGTCGTGAACGCCGGCGGCGTCATCCAGGTGGCCGACGAGGTCAACGGCTTCGACTTCGAGCGCTGCCGGGCGAAGGCCGCGCGCATCTTCGACACGACGCTCGACATATTCGCTCGCGCGAAGGCCGACGGCATTCCGCCGGCCGCCGCGGCCGACCGCCTCGCCGAGCAGCGCATCGCCGACGCCGCCTCCCGCACCCGCACGGCGGAGCCGCCCCTCTAG
- the purF gene encoding amidophosphoribosyltransferase, with translation MPRGDGRLSHDLLPGEKGPQDACGVFGVWAPGEEVAKLTYFGLYALQHRGQESAGIAVSNGSQILVFKDMGLVSQVFDETSLGSLQGHIAVGHTRYSTTGASVWENSQPTFRATGYGSIALGHNGNLVNTAELAEMVADLPRENGHTPRVSATNDTDLITSLLANQTDDEGDPLTVEAAAVKVLPAVKGAFSLAFMDENTLYAARDPQGMRPLVLGRLERGWVVASETAALDICGASFVREIDPGEFVAIDENGIRSTHFAKAKPKGCVFEYVYLARPDTDISGRNVYLSRVEMGRTLAREAPVDADLVIATPESGTPAAIGYAEESGIPFGNGLVKNAYVGRTFIQPSQTIRQIGIRLKLNPLREVIRGKRLVVVDDSIVRGNTQRALVKMLREAGAAEVHVRISSPPVKWPCFFGIDFATRAELIANGMSIEEIGKSLGADSLSYISIDGMIEATTIPKGDLCRACFDGEYPMELPDPELLGKQLLETELAAGPAATAAAEALRRP, from the coding sequence GTGCCACGTGGTGACGGACGACTCAGCCACGACCTGCTCCCCGGTGAGAAGGGCCCCCAGGACGCCTGCGGCGTCTTCGGCGTCTGGGCTCCGGGCGAAGAGGTCGCCAAGCTCACGTACTTCGGGCTCTACGCCCTCCAGCATCGAGGCCAGGAATCCGCGGGTATCGCGGTGAGCAACGGCTCCCAGATCCTCGTCTTCAAGGACATGGGGCTGGTCTCGCAGGTCTTCGACGAAACCTCTCTCGGCTCCCTCCAGGGCCATATCGCCGTCGGACACACCCGGTACTCCACCACCGGCGCCTCGGTGTGGGAGAACTCACAGCCGACGTTCCGGGCCACCGGGTACGGATCGATCGCCCTGGGACACAACGGCAACCTGGTCAACACGGCGGAGCTCGCCGAGATGGTCGCCGACCTCCCCAGGGAGAACGGCCACACGCCCCGCGTCTCCGCGACCAACGACACCGACCTGATCACCTCCCTGCTCGCCAACCAGACGGACGACGAGGGCGACCCGCTCACCGTCGAGGCCGCGGCGGTGAAGGTGCTGCCGGCCGTCAAGGGCGCGTTCTCGCTGGCCTTCATGGACGAGAACACCCTCTACGCGGCCCGCGACCCGCAGGGCATGCGCCCGCTGGTGCTCGGCCGCCTGGAGCGCGGCTGGGTGGTCGCCTCGGAGACCGCCGCGCTGGACATCTGCGGCGCCAGCTTCGTCCGGGAGATCGACCCGGGCGAGTTCGTCGCCATCGACGAGAACGGCATCCGCTCCACCCACTTCGCGAAAGCGAAGCCCAAGGGGTGTGTCTTCGAGTACGTCTACCTGGCCCGCCCGGACACCGACATCTCCGGCCGGAACGTCTACCTCAGCCGCGTCGAGATGGGCCGCACGCTGGCCCGCGAGGCGCCGGTGGACGCCGACCTCGTCATAGCGACGCCGGAGTCCGGCACCCCGGCCGCCATCGGGTACGCCGAGGAGTCCGGCATCCCCTTCGGCAACGGCCTCGTCAAGAACGCCTACGTCGGCCGCACCTTCATCCAGCCGTCCCAGACCATCCGCCAGATCGGCATCAGGCTGAAGCTGAACCCGCTGCGCGAGGTCATCAGGGGCAAGCGCCTGGTCGTCGTGGACGACTCCATCGTGCGCGGCAACACCCAGCGCGCGCTGGTGAAGATGCTGCGCGAGGCGGGCGCCGCCGAGGTGCACGTCAGGATCTCCTCGCCGCCGGTGAAGTGGCCCTGCTTCTTCGGCATCGACTTCGCCACCCGCGCCGAACTCATCGCCAACGGCATGTCGATCGAGGAGATCGGCAAGTCGCTCGGCGCCGACTCCCTCTCCTACATCTCCATCGACGGCATGATCGAGGCCACCACGATCCCCAAGGGCGACCTCTGCCGCGCCTGCTTCGACGGCGAGTACCCGATGGAGCTGCCCGACCCCGAGCTGCTCGGCAAGCAGCTCCTGGAGACCGAGCTGGCTGCGGGACCCGCCGCCACCGCGGCAGCGGAGGCGCTCCGGCGCCCGTAG